In Haloarcula limicola, the genomic stretch CGATCCAGCCGACGCTGATGGGGACGATGAAGAAGGCGTTCATCTCCGACTGGCCGCGCAGGTCGTCCTTGGGCACTTTCTCCATCCCGCTGTCGATCTTCATCAGCGCCGAGGCGAGCGAGGCGGGGCGGCCGGTGATGGCCGCGCCGCCGCGGTCGGCGGCGAACTCGCGGTAGCGGCTGAGCGCGCGGATGAGCAGGAACGAGACGATCCACACGACCAGCGAGGCGAGGATGGCGACGATGACCGGGGCCTGCTGCTGGCCGCCGCGGTCGCGGCCGCCGCTGAACAGCCACCCCCAGCGGACGATGAGGAAGGCGATGGTCGAGAGGAACGAGGCGATGGTCATCACCATCACGTCGCGGTTCTTGACGTGGGCGAGTTCGTGGGCGATAACGCCCTCCAACTCGTCCTCGTCGAGCATGTTCATCAGGCCCGTCGTCACGCAGACGGCGGCGCTCTTCTGGGAGCGGCCCGTCGCGAAGGCGTTCGGGGTGCGGGAGTCGGCGATTGCCACCTTCGGTTTCGGCAGGTCGGCCTGCTGGGAGAGCCGTTCGACCATCCGGTGGAGTTCCGGGTACTCGTCGGGCTCGACTTCCCGCGCGCCCATCGAGTACAGCGCGAGTTTGTCGCTGAAGAAGAACTGTGCGCCCAGGAACAGCGCCATCACGAGGACGACGGGGAACAGCCGGTCGCCGAAGAAGAGGACGACGAAACCGAGGAACGTGACGTACAGCGCGAACAGCAGGAACATCGTCACTGCCATCCGGCCGCGCAGTCCCCAGTCGGTTTGCCACTGCATATAGGAAGATAGCGGGCGGAGACGGTAAAAGGTCGCTATCCTGTTCCCGAATCGCACACCGGCGAGCGGACGGCGTCGTCGCCGGGGCTTTGTGCCGTCGGCGAGAACGACGGGCATGACCGAGACAGTTCTCGTCACCGGCGGTCGCGGCCGCTCCGGACGCTGGATCTGTGACCGCCTCGCGGGCGAGTACCACGTCGTCTGCGTCGATTTGGACCACCCCGGCTGGGAGGTGCCCGAACGCGAGCGCGTCGAGTTCAAGGCCGTCGACGCCACCGAGGGGGCCGAGGTCCGTGATCTGGTGAGTGAATACGACCCCGATGCCGTCGTCCACTGGGCGGCGATTCCGGCCCCCGAGCGCCACGCCGGCACGCGCGTCTTCGAGACGAACGTCTCGGCGGCGTACAACGTCCTCGACGCCGCCGGGCGCGCCGGGGCGGATATCGTCTGGGCGTCCTCCGAGAGCGCCTACGGGCTGGCCTTCGCCGAGGAGACGCCCCTGCCGGCGTATCTCCCCGTCGACGAGAGCCACCCGATGGCCCCCGAAGACCCCTACGGCACGTCGAAGGTGGCCGGCGAGGAGATCGCGAAGATGGTCGCGCGCCGCGACGGCGTCTCCGTCGCCTCGGTTCGGCCGTCCTGGATCCAGTACCCCGGCGAGTACGCCTGCCGCGACGCGGCCGAGGCCGATCTCGACGGCGGCGCGGGCAACTGCTGGTCGTACGTCGACGTCCGGGACGTGGCGACGCTGGTCGAGGCGGCGCTCGACGCCGACTTCGACGGTCACGAGGCGTTCCACGCCGCCGCGGCGGAGAACTACGTCGGCCGACCGACCGCGGAACTGGTCGAAGAGCACTGGGGCGAGCTTCCCGAGGAGTGCGAACTCGACGGCGAGCAGTCCGCGCTCTCGACCGCGAAGGCCCGAGGTCTGTTGGATTGGGCACCCGAGCACGACTGGCGCGAGGCCGCAGACGCCGACGTCCCGGAGCCGAGCCTCCTCGGCGAGTAGCCCGCCGGCGAGCGTCGGAACGCACGACTTAACCGACTGACCGGACTACGGAGCGTACATGAGCCGGTCCGGAGCCTTCTGTCCGCGGTGCGGCGAGGAGATATCCGAGCCGCCCACGGACCGACCCGAGCTGCCGGGCGCGCAGCGGGACTCCGAGCGAGTCCTCTGTGACGCCTGCTACTTCGAGGAGTTCGACCTCGTGGACGCCCCCGAGGAGATCCAGGTGCGGGTGTGCGCCCAGTGCGGCGCGGTCCACAGGGGCAACCGCTGGGTCGACGTGGGCGCGGAGGACTACACCGACATCGCCGTCGAACAGGTCAGCGAGGCGCTGGGCATCCACGTCGACGCCCAGTCGGTCGCCTGGCAGGTCGCGCCCGAACAGGTCGATAAGAACAACATCCGGATGCACGCCGAGTTCTCGGGCGTCGTCCGCGGGACGCCCGTCACCGAGGAGGTCGTCGTCCCCGTCAGCATCTCCCGACAGACCTGCGAGCGCTGCGGGAAGATCGCCGGCGGCTCCTTCGCAAGCATCGTGCAGGTGCGCGCGGAGGGCCGCGACCCGACCGACGAGGAGGTCTCGCGCGCGAGGACCATCGCCGAGGAGTACGTCGCGGCCCGCGAGGCCACGGGGTCCCGCGACGCGTTCATCACCGAGACGAAGGAACTGGACGAGGGGCTGAACATGAAGATCTCGACGAACAAGCTCGGCCAGGGCGTCGCGAAGCGCATCACGGAACAGCTGGGCGGGTCCTACTCCGATTCGAAGCGCCTCGTCACGGAGGACGAGGACGGCCAGAAGCTCTACCGGATGTCCTACGCCGTCCGCCTCCCCCGCTATCAGCGGGGCGAGGTCATCGACCCGGAGGACGGCGACGGCCCCGTGCTGGTCCGGTCGATACAGGGCAACCTCAAGGGAACCCGATTGGCGACCGGCGAGCAGTACGAGGCCAGTTTCGAGGAGAGCGAAGCGCCCGACGCCACCCGCCTCGGGTTCCGCGAGGACGGCGAGCGGACGACGCTCGTCGCCGTCGAGGACGAGAACGCCGTGCAGGTGTTAGACCCCGAGACCTTCGAGAGCAAGACGGTCGCCCGGCCGGACTACCTCGACACCGACGCCGACGAGGTACCGGTCATCAAGAGCCGAGCGGGCCTGCACGTCTTACCAGCGAACGACGAGCGCGAGGACGAGGCGTGACGGCGATGGCGGGAGGCAGCGAGAGCGATGTCTGAGCGCGACGCCGACCGGCGGTTCGCCGTCGTCGTGGCGAAACCCCGAACGCAGGCGGTCATCGACGCCCTACGGGAAGAGGGCGTCTACGACGACGACCGGAGCGTCCGGTCGTGGGACGGCGACAGCGTCGCGATCCCGGTGACCGACCCACCGCAGTCCGTCGAGGTCCGAGAGGTCGTCGAGCAGGTCGGCGAGCCGCGTCTCCGCGGTCTGGAGGACCACCTCCGCGAGCGCGGCTGGACCGACGACGAACTCGACGCCGCCCCCTCGTCGTGGGCCGTCGTCGGCAGCGTCGTCCTCGTGAAACTGGGCGACAGCCCCCGCCCCGAGGAAGTGGGCGAGGCGCTGCTTGCCCTCCACGGCGAGGCCGACACGGTGCTCGCTCGCGGCGGCATCGACGGCGCGCACCGCGAACCCGACGTGACGTTCCTCGCGGGCGAGGGCGACACCGAGACGATCCACACCGAACACGGGACGAAGTACGCGCTGGACCTCGCCGAGGTGATGTTCTCGCCGGGAAACGAGGCCGAGCGCGTTCGGATGGGCAAAACCGTCGAAGAAGGCGAGACCGTCCTCGACATGTTCGCCGGTATCGGCTACTTCACGCTGCCGATGGCGCGGGCCGGCGCGTCCGTCACCGCTATCGAGCGCAACCCGACCGCCTTCCGCTACCTGGTCGAGAACGCGATGCTCAACGACGTGAGCGAGCGCGTGACGCCCTACCGAGCGGACTGCCGGGACGTGATTCGCGAGGGGCTGTCGAGCGGAGAGGGTCTCGGCGGGGACGGGCGCGTCGACCGCGTGATGATGGGCTATTACGAGGCACACGAGTACCTCGACTCGGCGCTGTCCGCGCTCTCGCCCGGCGGCGTCGTCCACGTGCACGAGGCGACCCCCGATGACCTCGTCTTCGAGCGGCCGATCGGCCGACTCGAAGCCGCGGCGGCCGACGCCGACCGCTCCGTGGAGATTCTCGACACCCGTCGCGTGAAGGGGTACAGCGAGGGCGTCGCCCACGTCGTCGTCGACGCGCGGATCGAGTGACTGTCGAGCGGGACCGCCGTCGGGAGAAGTAAAGGTACTTTGAACCGGCGAGTCTCGCAGGCGTATGAGCAACGCCACTGACTCGGTTCGGCTCGGCGTCGTCGGCCTCGGTTTCATGGGCCAGACCCACGCCACGAACGCCCGCGACCTCGGCCACGAGGTCGTCGCCGGCGCGGACGTCGTCGCCGAGACGCGCGAGGAGTTCGCGCGGTCCTACGACGCGACGACCTACGAGGACTTCGAGGAGATGTACCGCGCCGAATCGCTCGACGCCGTCGCGGTGTCGACGCCGAACTCGTTTCACGAGGCCGCCGTCGTCGCCGCGCTCTCCCACGGCTACGACGCCCTCTGTGAGAAGCCGCTCGCGGACGACTTAGCGGCCGCGGAGCGGATGGCCGCGGCCGCCGAGGACTCCGAGGGGTTCTGCATGGTGAACTTCCACAACCGCATCATGCCCGCCGTCGAGGTGTTCAAGGGGTATCAGGAGGAGGGGAAGTTCGGCGACGTGACGGCGATTCAGGCGAACTACGTCCGCTCTCGCGGCATCCCCGGCGTCGGCTCCTGGTTCACCAACGAGGAGCTATCGGGCGGCGGCGCGGTCATCGACATCGGCGTCCACGCCATCGACCTGGCGCTGTACCTGATGGGGTACCCGGCCGTCGAGGAGGTCTCCGCCGTCACCCGGACCGAGTTCGGCGAGAAGGACGAGTACGTCGACCCCGACGACTGGTACGAGGCGACCGGCGAGGCGGTCTTCGACGTGGAGGACTCGGCGACGGCGATGATCCGCTGTGCCGGCGATCGAACGATCACGCTGGAGGTCGCGTGGGCCGCGAACCAGGCGGAGACGAGGGAGTTCGTCGTCCGCGGGACCGACGCCGGTGCCAGGCTCGAACTCGGCGGCGAGGAGCTGGCGCTGTTCGACGCCGGTCGGCAGGGGACCGACCACCTCGTCGAGTCGCAGGTCGTGGACGCCTCGCTCGACCACACCGGGTGGGCCGGGAGCGACAAGCTGTTCCTCGACGCCGTGGCGCGCGGAGCGGCACCGGAACGAAACACCATCGACCAGGCGCTGACGGTACAGCGCGTCATCGACGCCATCTATCGGTCCGGCGAGTCCGGAACGGTCGCCGTCGTCGGCGAGGACGACGCCGCCGGCTCGGGCGAGCGGCCCGAGTGAGCTAGTGCGACCGCGATAGCTCAGTCGTCTTCTCCGCCGACTCCGTCCCGTCATTGTCCACACCGCGATGGCTGCTTTCGGAGTCCGTACCGAAACCCGACCCACACGCACCCCAAACTATTCACTATCTATCCGATTTCTATTAGGTATGCGCCGCCGACAGTTCCTCGCCGGACTCTCCGTCGCCGCCGTCGCCCCCCTCGCCGGCTGTTCGGACCCGCGCGGGTCGATCCGGTTGACCGACGTGAGCGACGACGCGGTCCTCGCCGAGCGGTGGACCCGCTCCGCCGACGCCCTCTCCGAGTCGTCCCGGGAGTTGGTCGCCGGTGCCGTCGAAGACGACGACGCGCGCGCGACCGCCGCCGCCACGAGTCCGCCGCTCGAACTCGCTCGACCGGTCCGGTACGAGGGGTCGTACTACGAGGTCAGCTACGAGGCGACGAACGAGCGCGAGGAGACCAGTTACGACGTCGTCGTGACGTTCAACCCCGACCCCGCGCCCGAGACGACCGTCGCCTTCGCCGACCTCCCGGCCGTCGACCGCGAAGTCCTCGACGGCCTGCTGGAGTCGCGCTGGGACCGCACCGACGAGACGAACACCAGGTTGGGGACGCCGGCCGTCTACACCGACGCCGAGGCGGCCGAGTCGGTCATCGTC encodes the following:
- a CDS encoding Gfo/Idh/MocA family protein; translation: MSNATDSVRLGVVGLGFMGQTHATNARDLGHEVVAGADVVAETREEFARSYDATTYEDFEEMYRAESLDAVAVSTPNSFHEAAVVAALSHGYDALCEKPLADDLAAAERMAAAAEDSEGFCMVNFHNRIMPAVEVFKGYQEEGKFGDVTAIQANYVRSRGIPGVGSWFTNEELSGGGAVIDIGVHAIDLALYLMGYPAVEEVSAVTRTEFGEKDEYVDPDDWYEATGEAVFDVEDSATAMIRCAGDRTITLEVAWAANQAETREFVVRGTDAGARLELGGEELALFDAGRQGTDHLVESQVVDASLDHTGWAGSDKLFLDAVARGAAPERNTIDQALTVQRVIDAIYRSGESGTVAVVGEDDAAGSGERPE
- a CDS encoding 60S ribosomal export protein NMD3; this translates as MSRSGAFCPRCGEEISEPPTDRPELPGAQRDSERVLCDACYFEEFDLVDAPEEIQVRVCAQCGAVHRGNRWVDVGAEDYTDIAVEQVSEALGIHVDAQSVAWQVAPEQVDKNNIRMHAEFSGVVRGTPVTEEVVVPVSISRQTCERCGKIAGGSFASIVQVRAEGRDPTDEEVSRARTIAEEYVAAREATGSRDAFITETKELDEGLNMKISTNKLGQGVAKRITEQLGGSYSDSKRLVTEDEDGQKLYRMSYAVRLPRYQRGEVIDPEDGDGPVLVRSIQGNLKGTRLATGEQYEASFEESEAPDATRLGFREDGERTTLVAVEDENAVQVLDPETFESKTVARPDYLDTDADEVPVIKSRAGLHVLPANDEREDEA
- a CDS encoding NAD-dependent epimerase/dehydratase family protein encodes the protein MTETVLVTGGRGRSGRWICDRLAGEYHVVCVDLDHPGWEVPERERVEFKAVDATEGAEVRDLVSEYDPDAVVHWAAIPAPERHAGTRVFETNVSAAYNVLDAAGRAGADIVWASSESAYGLAFAEETPLPAYLPVDESHPMAPEDPYGTSKVAGEEIAKMVARRDGVSVASVRPSWIQYPGEYACRDAAEADLDGGAGNCWSYVDVRDVATLVEAALDADFDGHEAFHAAAAENYVGRPTAELVEEHWGELPEECELDGEQSALSTAKARGLLDWAPEHDWREAADADVPEPSLLGE
- the htpX gene encoding zinc metalloprotease HtpX, with amino-acid sequence MQWQTDWGLRGRMAVTMFLLFALYVTFLGFVVLFFGDRLFPVVLVMALFLGAQFFFSDKLALYSMGAREVEPDEYPELHRMVERLSQQADLPKPKVAIADSRTPNAFATGRSQKSAAVCVTTGLMNMLDEDELEGVIAHELAHVKNRDVMVMTIASFLSTIAFLIVRWGWLFSGGRDRGGQQQAPVIVAILASLVVWIVSFLLIRALSRYREFAADRGGAAITGRPASLASALMKIDSGMEKVPKDDLRGQSEMNAFFIVPISVGWIGKLFRTHPTTEKRIERLRNLERDLESR
- a CDS encoding class I SAM-dependent methyltransferase, with product MSERDADRRFAVVVAKPRTQAVIDALREEGVYDDDRSVRSWDGDSVAIPVTDPPQSVEVREVVEQVGEPRLRGLEDHLRERGWTDDELDAAPSSWAVVGSVVLVKLGDSPRPEEVGEALLALHGEADTVLARGGIDGAHREPDVTFLAGEGDTETIHTEHGTKYALDLAEVMFSPGNEAERVRMGKTVEEGETVLDMFAGIGYFTLPMARAGASVTAIERNPTAFRYLVENAMLNDVSERVTPYRADCRDVIREGLSSGEGLGGDGRVDRVMMGYYEAHEYLDSALSALSPGGVVHVHEATPDDLVFERPIGRLEAAAADADRSVEILDTRRVKGYSEGVAHVVVDARIE